Proteins from a single region of Chelonoidis abingdonii isolate Lonesome George chromosome 20, CheloAbing_2.0, whole genome shotgun sequence:
- the SERPINF1 gene encoding pigment epithelium-derived factor codes for MQTLVVLLWLGLLAPTSRSQDSAAEQDSGTPERGNTEAAEEEDPFYKSPVNKLAAAVSNFGYDLYRQQSSKTPTSNVLLSPFSVATALSGLLLGAGERTEDLISRTLFYDLLNKVEVHNTYKELLASITAPVKGLRSATRIVVERKLRMKMGFVSQLEKSYGARPKLLTGNAHSDLQDINNWVQQQTKGKIVKFLKEIPTGISIFLIGAAYFKGQWGTKFDPIKTMPQDFHLDEDRSVKVPMMSDPKAILRYGFDSELNCKIAQLPLTGSVSAMFFLPQKVTQNMTLIEESLTSEFVRDIDRELKTIHAVLSIPRLKLSSEEALSSTLQEMRLQLLFTSPDFSKISPKSTKLSHVQHKAVLELNEDGARSTPNPVENAARLTFPLDYHLDRPFLFVLRDDTTGTLLFIGKILDPRST; via the exons ATGCAGACTCTGGTTGTTCTTCTGTGGCTAGGGCTCCTAGCCCCCACTAGCAGATCTCAGGACTCGGCTGCAGAGCAG GACTCTGGTACCCCTGAAAGAGGCAACACAGAGGCAGCTGAGGAGGAAGATCCCTTCTACAAAAGCCCTGTAAACAAATTGGCAGCTGCAGTCTCCAACTTTGGCTATGACCTGTATCGCCAGCAGTCGAGCAAGACTCCCACCTCCAATGTGTTACTGTCACCCTTCAGTGTAGCCACCGCACTTTCTGGCCTTTTACTAG GTGCTGGAGAGCGAACAGAAGACCTGATTTCTCGTACTCTCTTCTATGACCTGCTTAACAAGGTTGAGGTCCACAACACCTACAAGGAGCTGCTGGCTAGCATCACTGCACCTGTAAAGGGCCTTAGAAGTGCCACCCGCATTGTTGTGGAGAGAA aactgagaatgaaaatggGGTTTGTGAGCCAGCTGGAGAAGTCCTATGGGGCACGGCCCAAGTTGCTGACTGGCAATGCCCATTCAGACCTTCAAGACATCAACAACTGGGTGCAACAACAGACCAAGGGAAAGATTGTCAAATTCCTAAAGGAGATACCTACAGGCATCAGCATCTTCCTCATCGGGGCAGCTTATTTCAAAG gacagTGGGGAACCAAGTTTGACCCCATAAAGACTATGCCGCAGGACTTCCACCTCGATGAAGACAGATCTGTGAAGGTGCCCATGATGTCGGACCCCAAAGCCATACTACGATATGGCTTCGACTCAGAACTCAACTGCAAG ATTGCCCAGCTACCACTGACAGGCAGTGTCAGTGCTATGTTCTTCCTGCCACAGAAGGTGACTCAGAACATGACCCTGATTGAGGAGAGTCTCACCTCAGAGTTTGTCCGTGACATAGACAGGGAGCTGAAGACAATTCATGCTGTGCTGAGCATACCCAGGCTGAAGCTGAGCTCCGAGGAGGCACTTAGCAGCACACTGCAGGAGATGA GGCTCCAGTTACTCTTCACATCACCTGACTTCAGCAAGATTTCTCCCAAATCCACCAAACTCTCTCATGTGCAACACAAGGCAGTCCTGGAACTAAATGAAGATGGGGCAAGATCCACACCAAACCCTGTAGAGAATGCTGCTCGCCTGACCTTCCCCCTCGACTACCATCTAGACAGACCATTCCTATTTGTGCTGCGGGATGACACCACAGGAACCCTCCTCTTTATTGGCAAAATCCTGGACCCCAGGAGCACTTAG
- the SMYD4 gene encoding protein-lysine N-methyltransferase SMYD4 encodes MDLPVEKWAAYARRRWASLEPCLRRKLSLAVPLRDTFLLCVPLFQPADEEFLHRLAARSWVGKDPRAALFYKEEGNKRFQKKEYAAALMLYSKAVSHNSPEMSLCYANRSAALFHLGHFEDCLEDIDRAQAQGYPNRLQPKILLRKTECLLLLGRLEEAAGVISKVESKIAMGQSLTSTTRQILLRKISQLKVKAHKKESSPVSVPEALSKTQKDLEFWEENGKISSAFSSVSLNFNSCRGRHLVATKDILPGESLVKEEAFVSVLSPGKSLLLQDSAKTTWDTRVTNGDLHCHRCLKRLLASVPCGGCSYAKYCSKKCAQLAWEHYHSTECPLGALLLTLGVFSHVALRTVLVAGFAEVSSLVKQFHGDDKELHKAEATGKSWDETRDSTADMEGLSEKAEPLIPDCEDVGQYRGSYQAVFNLLTHAEKHSPEHKFLCSLSIVAICKKLQERDLTILSQGSCESQSELKAHVTTSAELSPELKILGEAMLRHMLQLHCNAQAVTSIRESESGASVVTDSEQVRLATALFPVASLLNHSCDPNTSVTFSGTAITVRASQPIPRGQEIVHCYGPHRCRMGAAERWQRLLCQYFFECRCQACLDELGSDVTGTAATGDIFCCSSCHASMQGEDVLRCSSGACTLLVGRDYLLRQLQDLQVQVRTALGLLKDKQPNQAVELLMRCRVDAENFLSAEHMLVGEIEDHLAQGYATLGKWQEAARHLRCSIQIVEAHHGPSSVETGHELFKLAQILFNGFAVSEALCTIQRAETVLSVHCGPQNAQVQELQEMRACLLELPRSLLHRVE; translated from the exons ATGGATCTGCCTGTGGAGAAGTGGGCGGCGTATGCGCGTCGGAGGTGGGCCTCGCTGGAGCCCTGTCTGCGGCGGAAGCTCTCTCTGGCGGTGCCGCTGAGGGACACCTTCCTCCTGTGCGTGCCTCTCTTCCA ACCCGCAGATGAAGAATTTTTGCACAGACTGGCTGCCCGTAGTTGGGTGGGAAAGGATCCGAGAGCTGCACTTTTCTACAAGGAGGAGGGGAACAAGAGGTTTCAGAAAAAGGAATACGCTGCCGCACTCATGCTCTATTCCAAG GCAGTGTCCCACAACAGCCCAGAAATGTCATTGTGTTATGCCAATCGCTCTGCAGCCCTCTTTCACTTGGGTCACTTTGAG GATTGTCTAGAAGACATTGACAGGGCTCAAGCCCAGGGCTATCCAAACAGATTACAGCCTAAGATCTTGCTGCGGAAAACTGAGTGTCTGCTTCTTCTGGGGAGAttagaggaggcagcaggggtcaTCAGCAAGGTGGAGAGTAAAATAGCTATGGGTCAGAGTCTGACTAGTACCACACGCCAGATTTTGCTAAGAAAAATCAGTCAACTTAAAGTAAAAGCACATAAGAAGGAGAGTAGCCCAGTATCGGTACCGGAAGCACTCAGCAAAACTCAAAAGGACTTGGAATTCTGGGAAGAAAATGGTAAAATTTCAAGTGCATTTTCATCTGTGAGCTTGAACTTTAACTCCTGCAGAGGACGTCATCTGGTTGCCACCAAAGATATTCTGCCAGGGGAGAGCTTGGTGAAAGAGGAGGCCTTTGTAAGTGTGCTCAGCCCTGGGAAGAGCCTGTTGCTCCAGGACAGTGCTAAAACAACATGGGATACTAGGGTCACTAATGGGGACCTCCACTGTCATCGCTGCTTGAAGCGGCTCTTGGCTTCAGTGCCCTGCGGGGGGTGTAGCTATGCCAAGTACTGCAGCAAGAAGTGTGCACAGCTGGCGTGGGAACACTATCACAGTACAGAGTGCCCATTAGGGGCACTTCTGCTCACACTAGGGGTCTTCTCCCATGTGGCCTTAAGGACTGTTCTAGTGGCTGGATTTGCAGAGGTTAGCAGCTTAGTGAAGCAGTTTCATGGAGATGACAAGGAACTTCACAAGGCTGAAGCCACAGGTAAGAGTTGGGATGAGACACGAGATTCCACAGCAGACATGGAGGGTCTCTCTGAGAAAGCAGAGCCTTTGATTCCTGATTGTGAGGATGTTGGACAGTACCGAGGTTCTTACCAAGCTGTCTTCAATCTTTTGACCCATGCTGAAAAGCACAGTCCTGAACATAAGTTCCTTTGCAGCCTGAGCATAGTAGCCATATGCAAGAAACTACAAGAAAGAGATCTGACCATTTTGAGTCAGGGGTCATGTGAGAGCCAGTCCGAACTGAAAGCACATGTGACGACATCTGCTGAACTGTCTCCGGAGCTGAAGATTCTGGGAGAAGCAATGCTGAGACATATGTTGCAGTTGCACTGTAATGCACAAGCAGTGACCTCAATCCGGGAGTCAG AGTCTGGAGCCAGCGTTGTTACAGATAGTGAGCAGGTGCGCCTGGCCACAGCCCTCTTCCCTGTCGCCAGCCTCCTGAATCATTCCTGCGACCCTAATACTAgtgtgactttcagtgggactgctatCACAGTCAGGGCATCGCAGCCAATCCCAAGAGGGCAAGAGATTGTCCATTGCTATG GGCCTCACCGATGCAGAATGGGGGCTGCTGAGAGGTGGCAACGGCTCCTTTGTCAGTATTTCTTTGAGTGTCGATGCCAAGCCTGCCTGGATGAGTTGGGGTCCGATGTCACAGGCACAGCAGCCACAGGGGATATATTCTGCTGTTCCAGCTGCCATGCTTCAATGCAG GGAGAAGATGTGCTTCGTTGTTCCAGTGGTGCTTGTACACTATTGGTTGGCAGGGATTACCTCCTACGCCAGTTACAGGACCTTCAGGTGCAAGTTCGAACGGCACTGGGACTTCTCAAAGACAAACAGCCCA ATCAGGCTGTTGAGCTGCTGATGAGGTGCCGGGTGGATGCTGAGAACTTCCTGTCTGCAGAGCACATGTTGGTGGGTGAGATTGAGGATCACCTGGCACAGGGTTATGCCACACTTG GAAAGTGGCAGGAAGCAGCGAGGCACCTGCGGTGCAGCATTCAAATTGTGGAAGCTCACCATGGACCGTCCAGTGTGGAAACGGGTCATGAACTCTTCAAACTGGCACAGATCCTCTTTAATGG GTTTGCAGTGTCTGAAGCTCTGTGCACAATTCAAAGAGCAGAGACAGTTTTGTCTGTGCACTGTGGCCCTCAGAATGCCCAggtccaggagctgcaggagatgAGAGCCTGTCTGCTGGAGCTGCCCAGAAGCCTCCTTCACAGGGTGGAGTGA